The window NNNNNNNNNNNNNNNNNNNNNNNNNNNNNNNNNNNNNNNNNNNNNNNNNNNNNNNNNNNNNNNNNNNNNNNNNNNNNNNNNNNNNNNNNNNNNNNNNNNNNNNNNNNNNNNNNNNNNNNNNNNNNNNNNNNNNNNNNNNNNNNNNNNNNNNNNNNNNNNNNNNNNNNNNNNNNNNNNNNNNNNNNNNNNNNNNNNNNNNNNNNNNNNNNNNNNNNNNNNNNNNNNNNNNNNNNNNNNNNNNNNNNNNNNNNNNNNNNNNNNNNNNNNNNNNNNNNNNNNNNNNNNNNNNNNNNNNNNNNNNNNNNNNNNNNNNNNNNNNNNNNNNNNNNNNNNNNNNNNNNNNNNNNNNNNNNNNNNNNNNNNNNNNNNNNNNNNNNNNNNNNNNNNNNNNNNNNNNNNNNNNNNNNNNNNNNNNNNNNNNNNNNNNNNNNNNNNNNNNNNNNNNNNNNNNNNNNNNNNNNNNNNNNNNNNNNNNNNNNNNNNNNNNNNNNNNNNNNNNNNNNNNNNNNNNNNNNNNNNNNNNNNNNNNNNNNNNNNNNNNNNNNNNNNNNNNNNNNNNNNNNNNNNNNNNNNNNNNNNNNNNNNNNNNNNNNNNNNNNNNNNNNNNNNNNNNNNNNNNNNNNNNNNNNNNNNNNNNNNNNNNNNNNNNNNNNNNNNNNNNNNNNNNNNNNNNNNNNNNNNNNNNNNNNNNNNNNNNNNNNNNNNNNNNNNNNNNNNNNNNNNNNNNNNNNNNNNNNNNNNNNNNNNNNNNNNNNNNNNNNNNNNNNNNNNNNNNNNNNNNNNNNNNNNNNNNNNNNNNNNNNNNNNNNNNNNNNNNNNNNNNNNNNNNNNNNNNNNNNNNNNNNNNNNNNNNNNNNNNNNNNNNNNNNNNNNNNNNNNNNNNNNNNNNNNNNNNNNNNNNNNNNNNNNNNNNNNNNNNNNNNNNNNNNNNNNNNNNNNNNNNNNNNNNNNNNNNNNNNNNNNNNNNNNNNNNNNNNNNNNNNNNNNNNNNNNNNNNNNNNNNNNNNNNNNNNNNNNNNNNNNNNNNNNNNNNNNNNNNNNNNNNNNNNNNNNNNNNNNNNNNNNNNNNNNNNNNNNNNNNNNNNNNNNNNNNNNNNNNNNNNNNNNNNNNNNNNNNNNNNNNNNNNNNNNNNNNNNNNNNNNNNNNNNNNNNNNNNNNNNNNNNNNNNNNNNNNNNNNNNNNNNNNNNNNNNNNNNNNNNNNNNNNNNNNNNNNNNNNNNNNNNNNNNNNNNNNNNNNNNNNNNNNNNNNNNNNNNNNNNNNNNNNNNNNNNNNNNNNNNNNNNNNNNNNNNNNNNNNNNNNNNNNNNNNNNNNNNNNNNNNNNNNNNNNNNNNNNNNNNNNNNNNNNNNNNNNNNNNNNNNNNNNNNNNNNNNNNNNNNNNNNNNNNNNNNNNNNNNNNNNNNNNNNNNNNNNNNNNNNNNNNNNNNNNNNNNNNNNNNNNNNNNNNNNNNNNNNNNNNNNNNNNNNNNNNNNNNNNNNNNNNNNNNNNNNNNNNNNNNNNNNNNNNNNNNNNNNNNNNNNNNNNNNNNNNNNNNNNNNNNNNNNNNNNNNNNNNNNNNNNNNNNNNNNNNNNNNNNNNNNNNNNNNNNNNNNNNNNNNNNNNNNNNNNNNNNNNNNNNNNNNNNNNNNNNNNNNNNNNNNNNNNNNNNNNNNNNNNNNNNNNNNNNNNNNNNNNNNNNNNNNNNNNNNNNNNNNNNNNNNNNNNNNNNNNNNNNNNNNNNNNNNNNNNNNNNNNNNNNNNNNNNNNNNNNNNNNNNNNNNNNNNNNNNNNNNNNNNNNNNNNNNNNNNNNNNNNNNNNNNNNNNNNNNNNNNNNNNNNNNNNNNNNNNNNNNNNNNNNNNNNNNNNNNNNNNNNNNNNNNNNNNNNNNNNNNNNNNNNNNNNNNNNNNNNNNNNNNNNNNNNNNNNNNNNNNNNNNNNNNNNNNNNNNNNNNNNNNNNNNNNNNNNNNNNNNNNNNNNNNNNNNNNNNNNNNNNNNNNNNNNNNNNNNNNNNNNNNNNNNNNNNNNNNNNNNNNNNNNNNNNNNNNNNNNNNNNNNNNNNNNNNNNNNNNNNNNNNNNNNNNNNNNNNNNNNNNNNNNNNNNNNNNNNNNNNNNNNNNNNNNNNNNNNNNNNNNNNNNNNNNNNNNNNNNNNNNNNNNNNNNNNNNNNNNNNNNNNNNNNNNNNNNNNNNNNNNNNNNNNNNNNNNNNNNNNNNNNNNNNNNNNNNNNNNNNNNNNNNNNNNNNNNNNNNNNNNNNNNNNNNNNNNNNNNNNNNNNNNNNNNNNNNNNNNNNNNNNNNNNNNNNNNNNNNNNNNNNNNNNNNNNNNNNNNNNNNNNNNNNNNNNNNNNNNNNNNNNNNNNNNNNNNNNNNNNNNNNNNNNNNNNNNNNNNNNNNNNNNNNNNNNNNNNNNNNNNNNNNNNNNNNNNNNNNNNNNNNNNNNNNNNNNNNNNNNNNNNNNNNNNNNNNNNNNNNNNNNNNNNNNNNNNNNNNNNNNNNNNNNNNNNNNNNNNNNNNNNNNNNNNNNNNNNNNNNNNNNNNNNNNNNNNNNNNNNNNNNNNNNNNNNNNNNNNNNNNNNNNNNNNNNNNNNNNNNNNNNNNNNNNNNNNNNNNNNNNNNNNNNNNNNNNNNNNNNNNNNNNNNNNNNNNNNNNNNNNNNNNNNNNNNNNNNNNNNNNNNNNNNNNNNNNNNNNNNNNNNNNNNNNNNNNNNNNNNNNNNNNNNNNNNNNNNNNNNNNNNNNNNNNNNNNNNNNNNNNNNNNNNNNNNNNNNNNNNNNNNNNNNNNNNNNNNNNNNNNNNNNNNNNNNNNNNNNNNNNNNNNNNNNNNNNNNNNNNNNNNNNNNNNNNNNNNNNNNNNNNNNNNNNNNNNNNNNNNNNNNNNNNNNNNNNNNNNNNNNNNNNNNNNNNNNNNNNNNNNNNNNNNNNNNNNNNNNNNNNNNNNNNNNNNNNNNNNNNNNNNNNNNNNNNNNNNNNNNNNNNNNNNNNNNNNNNNNNNNNNNNNNNNNNNNNNNNNNNNNNNNNNNNNNNNNNNNNNNNNNNNNNNNNNNNNNNNNNNNNNNNNNNNNTTATTATATAGGTTGCCAAGGATCCATCTGGAAAAGCTGTGAACGCTCTTGAGCAACACATCAAGAACCTTCTCTGCCCATCATCTCCATTTTTCTTCAACACCTTGTACGACCCATACCGTGAAGGTGCTGACTTCGTTCGTGGATACCCTTTCAGTCTACGTGAGGGTGTTTCCACTGCTGTTTCCCATGGTCTGTGGCTCAACATCCCTGATTACGATGCCCCGACCCAACTTGTGAAGCCTAAGGAAAGGAACACAAGGTAGTTCATCTCACATTTTCttactacatttttttttgggtgttacATAAAGCTAACAGTGCTTAATTGGCATCACTTCTAGGTATGTGGATGCTGTTATGACCATCCCAAAGGGAACACTTTTCCCTATGTGTGGCATGAACTTGGCCTTCGACCGTGAGCTCATTGGCCCGGCTATGTACTTTGGTCTCATGGGTGATGGTCAGCCTATTGGTCGCTACGACGATATGTGGGCTGGATGGTGTGTCAAGGTACTTACTTTCCCCAAACTGCTCCTTACTTTTCAACGgatttaaagtatttttttttactgatctCCATCTTATGGTTGTGTTCGTCAGGTGATCTGTGACCATCTGGGATTGGGAGTGAAGACAGGTTTGCCCTACATTTACCACAGCAAAGCTAGCAACCCGTTTGTGAACCTGAAGAAGGAGTACAAGGGAATCTTCTGGCAGGAGGATATCATTCCTTTCTTCCAGAGCGCAAAGCTCTCGAAAGAAGCTGTGACAGTTCAACAATGCTACATGGAGCTGTCCaagatggtgaaggagaagCTAAGTGTCATTGATCCTTACTTTGACAAGCTTGCAGATGCTATGGTCACTTGGATTGAAGCTTGGGATGAGCTTAACCCACCNNNNNNNNNNNNNNNNNNNNNNNNNNNNNNNNNNNNNNNNNNNNNNNNNNNNNNNNNNNNNNNNNNNNNNNNNNNNNNNNNNNNNNNNNNNNNNNNNNNNNNNNNNNNNNNNNNNNNNNNNNNNNNNNNNNNNNNNNNNNNNNNNNNNNNNNNNNNNNNNNNNNNNNNNNNNNNNNNNNNNNNNNNNNNNNNNNNNNNNNNNNNNNNNNNNNNNNNNNNNNNNNNNNNNNNNNNNNNNNNNNNNNNNNNNNNNNNNNNNNNNNNNNNNNNNNNNNNNNNNNNNNNNNNNNNNNNNNNNNNNNNNNNNNNNNNNNNNNNNNNNNNNNNNNNNNNNNNNNNNNNNNNNNNNNNNNNNNNNNNNNNNNNNNNNNNNNNNNNNNNNNNNNNNN is drawn from Camelina sativa cultivar DH55 chromosome 1, Cs, whole genome shotgun sequence and contains these coding sequences:
- the LOC104702988 gene encoding UDP-arabinopyranose mutase 1-like, producing VAKDPSGKAVNALEQHIKNLLCPSSPFFFNTLYDPYREGADFVRGYPFSLREGVSTAVSHGLWLNIPDYDAPTQLVKPKERNTRYVDAVMTIPKGTLFPMCGMNLAFDRELIGPAMYFGLMGDGQPIGRYDDMWAGWCVKVICDHLGLGVKTGLPYIYHSKASNPFVNLKKEYKGIFWQEDIIPFFQSAKLSKEAVTVQQCYMELSKMVKEKLSVIDPYFDKLADAMVTWIEAWDELNPPTLFLFCSL